The Streptomyces seoulensis genome contains a region encoding:
- the purH gene encoding bifunctional phosphoribosylaminoimidazolecarboxamide formyltransferase/IMP cyclohydrolase, whose amino-acid sequence MTATAESTKRPIRRALVSVYDKTGLEDLARGLHEAGVELVSTGSTAARIAAAGVPVTKVEELTGFPECLDGRVKTLHPKVHAGILADLRLDSHREQLTELGVTPFDLVVVNLYPFRETVASGASPDECVEQIDIGGPSMVRAAAKNHPSVAVVTSPERYADVLGAVKDGGFDLTTRKRLAAEAFRHTAAYDVAVADWFATEYAPVDDSPFPDFLGDTWDRAHTLRYGENPHQPAALYVEPGANGLAQAEQLHGKEMSYNNYTDTDAARRAAYDHDEPCVAIIKHANPCGIAVGADVAEAHRKAHACDPLSAFGGVIAVNRPVSKELAEQVAEIFTEVIVAPDYEEGALEALARKKNIRVLKAPHGPAATVEIKPIDGGVLVQEADRLQADGDDPANWTLASGDALSPAELAELAFAWKACRAVKSNAILLAKDGASVGVGMGQVNRVDSSRLAVERAGEERARGAFAASDAFFPFPDGPQILIDAGVRAIVQPGGSIRDEQVVEAAKEAGVTMYFTGTRHFFH is encoded by the coding sequence GTGACCGCCACCGCCGAGAGCACCAAGCGGCCCATTCGCCGGGCGCTCGTCAGCGTCTACGACAAGACCGGCCTGGAAGACCTCGCGCGCGGGCTGCACGAGGCCGGGGTCGAGCTGGTCTCCACCGGCTCCACCGCCGCCCGTATCGCCGCCGCCGGCGTCCCCGTGACGAAGGTCGAGGAGCTGACCGGCTTCCCCGAGTGCCTGGACGGCCGGGTCAAGACCCTGCACCCCAAGGTGCACGCGGGCATCCTCGCCGACCTGCGTCTGGACAGCCACCGCGAGCAGCTCACCGAGCTGGGCGTCACGCCGTTCGACCTGGTCGTGGTCAACCTGTACCCGTTCCGGGAGACCGTCGCCTCCGGCGCCTCGCCCGACGAGTGCGTGGAGCAGATCGACATCGGCGGCCCGTCCATGGTCCGCGCCGCCGCCAAGAACCACCCCTCGGTCGCCGTGGTCACCAGCCCCGAGCGGTACGCCGACGTCCTCGGCGCCGTCAAGGACGGCGGCTTCGACCTCACCACCCGCAAGCGGCTGGCCGCCGAGGCGTTCCGGCACACCGCCGCCTACGACGTGGCCGTGGCCGACTGGTTCGCCACCGAGTACGCCCCGGTCGACGACTCCCCGTTCCCCGACTTCCTCGGCGACACCTGGGACCGCGCGCACACCCTGCGCTACGGCGAGAACCCGCACCAGCCCGCCGCGCTGTACGTCGAGCCGGGCGCGAACGGCCTCGCGCAGGCCGAGCAGCTCCACGGCAAGGAGATGTCGTACAACAACTACACGGACACGGACGCCGCCCGCCGTGCCGCGTACGACCACGACGAGCCCTGTGTGGCGATCATCAAGCACGCCAACCCCTGCGGCATCGCGGTCGGCGCGGACGTGGCCGAGGCGCACCGCAAGGCGCACGCCTGCGACCCGCTGTCCGCGTTCGGCGGGGTCATCGCGGTGAACCGGCCGGTCAGCAAGGAGCTGGCCGAGCAGGTCGCGGAGATCTTCACCGAGGTCATCGTGGCGCCGGACTACGAGGAGGGCGCGCTGGAGGCCCTCGCCCGGAAGAAGAACATCCGGGTCCTCAAGGCCCCGCACGGGCCCGCCGCCACCGTCGAGATCAAGCCGATCGACGGCGGGGTGCTGGTCCAGGAGGCCGACCGGCTCCAGGCGGACGGCGACGACCCGGCCAACTGGACGCTGGCCAGCGGTGACGCGCTCTCCCCGGCCGAGCTGGCCGAGCTGGCCTTCGCCTGGAAGGCGTGCCGGGCGGTGAAGTCCAACGCGATCCTGCTCGCCAAGGACGGTGCCTCGGTCGGCGTCGGCATGGGCCAGGTCAACCGCGTCGACTCCAGCAGGCTGGCCGTCGAGCGGGCGGGCGAGGAGCGGGCGCGGGGCGCCTTCGCGGCCTCCGACGCGTTCTTCCCGTTCCCCGACGGACCGCAGATCCTGATCGACGCCGGAGTGCGGGCCATCGTCCAGCCGGGCGGCTCGATCCGGGACGAGCAGGTCGTGGAGGCCGCCAAGGAGGCGGGCGTGACCATGTACTTCACGGGCACGCGGCACTTCTTCCACTGA
- the purN gene encoding phosphoribosylglycinamide formyltransferase — MAATPAGPAARRLVVLVSGSGTNLQALLDEIERVGAESYGARIVAVGADRDGIEGLARAERAGLPTFVCRVKDHASREEWDAALAEAVAAHEPDLVVSAGFMKIVGKEFLARFGGRFVNTHPALLPSFPGAHGVRDALAYGAKVTGCTVHFVDDGVDTGPIIAQGVVEIRDEDDESALHERIKDVERRLLVEVVGRLARNGHRIEGRKVVIP, encoded by the coding sequence GTGGCCGCCACCCCCGCCGGTCCAGCGGCCCGGCGCCTCGTCGTGCTGGTCTCCGGTTCCGGCACCAACCTGCAGGCCCTGCTGGACGAGATCGAGCGCGTCGGAGCCGAGTCGTACGGCGCGCGGATCGTCGCCGTGGGGGCCGACCGCGACGGCATCGAGGGGCTGGCCCGCGCCGAGCGCGCCGGGCTGCCGACCTTCGTGTGCCGGGTGAAGGACCACGCGAGCCGCGAGGAGTGGGACGCGGCCCTCGCCGAGGCGGTCGCCGCCCACGAGCCCGACCTCGTGGTCTCGGCCGGCTTCATGAAGATCGTGGGCAAGGAGTTCCTGGCCCGGTTCGGCGGCCGGTTCGTCAACACCCACCCGGCCCTGCTGCCGAGCTTCCCGGGGGCCCACGGCGTACGCGACGCGCTCGCGTACGGCGCCAAGGTCACCGGCTGCACCGTCCACTTCGTCGACGACGGCGTCGACACCGGGCCGATCATCGCGCAGGGCGTGGTGGAGATCCGGGACGAGGACGACGAGAGCGCGCTGCACGAGCGCATCAAGGACGTCGAGCGAAGGCTGCTCGTCGAGGTCGTGGGGCGGCTCGCCCGTAACGGCCATCGCATTGAGGGACGAAAGGTAGTTATCCCGTGA
- a CDS encoding cell division protein PerM, with amino-acid sequence MSSSLRSRMRDRSPGLGAGLAGGALAAGLGLGACAALVMLLWVSSPYPDSGPGGALHVAAALWLLAHGVELVRADTLSGVPQPVGLTPLLLLALPVWLVYRAARDATDASDEPDGPPPVPARTAWTGVVLGYLGVGAAAALYASGGEPRPEWPWVTVCLPLLAGGAAAVGVWAGCGRPHRPFSPGLSPRWVRGPLSGADARRRLGTAARASGAATAVLTGGGALLLGTSLVWHGDTARLAFTELTEGWTGRFTVLLLAVTLIPNAAVWSASYALGPGFALGSGHMVHPLASDPAPLLPPFPLLAAVPDAGPGSPLNWAVVLVPMAAGVTAGWVVGSAAVTPARPWLHWSAGRTLGVLALAALTCTVALALLAELSGGPLGGSALSRFGPLGRLTGPAAGLWVLLLGTPVTLTARAWRLHALRRTGVLPPRRSRPAGRRRSSLAWLTGAGEPPAVEATPSVTEPAPEQEEELYDFLQTDTEEAADALAVPRASQESSGPRTPEAADTVPHQPPAEPEAPAPEAPSRDPEPTEALAPARTPEADPDPAESDSSV; translated from the coding sequence ATGTCGTCGTCCCTGCGGTCCCGGATGCGCGACCGTTCACCCGGCCTGGGCGCCGGTCTCGCGGGCGGCGCGCTCGCGGCCGGGCTCGGGCTCGGCGCGTGCGCGGCGCTGGTGATGCTGCTCTGGGTCAGTTCGCCCTACCCGGACAGCGGGCCCGGTGGTGCGCTGCATGTCGCGGCCGCGCTGTGGCTGCTGGCGCACGGAGTCGAACTGGTCCGCGCCGACACGCTGTCCGGGGTGCCCCAGCCGGTCGGGCTGACCCCGCTGCTGCTGCTCGCGCTGCCGGTGTGGCTGGTCTACCGGGCGGCGCGGGACGCCACGGACGCCTCCGACGAGCCGGACGGCCCGCCCCCGGTCCCCGCGCGCACCGCGTGGACGGGTGTCGTCCTCGGCTACCTCGGCGTCGGCGCCGCGGCCGCGCTGTACGCGTCCGGGGGCGAACCGCGCCCCGAGTGGCCCTGGGTGACGGTCTGTCTGCCGCTGCTCGCGGGCGGGGCCGCGGCGGTCGGCGTCTGGGCGGGCTGCGGCCGGCCGCACCGGCCCTTCTCGCCCGGGCTGTCGCCCCGCTGGGTGCGCGGACCGCTGTCCGGCGCGGACGCGCGGCGCAGGCTCGGTACGGCGGCCCGCGCGTCCGGAGCGGCCACGGCCGTGCTCACCGGTGGCGGGGCGCTGCTGCTCGGCACGTCCCTCGTCTGGCACGGGGACACCGCCCGGCTGGCCTTCACCGAGCTGACGGAGGGCTGGACCGGACGGTTCACGGTGCTGCTGCTCGCCGTCACCCTGATCCCCAACGCGGCCGTGTGGTCGGCCTCCTACGCCCTCGGCCCCGGCTTCGCGCTCGGCTCCGGACACATGGTGCACCCCCTCGCCTCGGACCCCGCCCCGCTGCTGCCCCCGTTCCCCCTGCTCGCCGCCGTACCCGACGCGGGCCCCGGTTCCCCGCTGAACTGGGCGGTCGTCCTGGTGCCGATGGCGGCCGGGGTGACGGCGGGCTGGGTCGTCGGCTCGGCGGCCGTGACGCCGGCCCGGCCGTGGCTGCACTGGTCGGCGGGGCGGACCCTCGGCGTCCTGGCGCTGGCCGCGCTGACCTGCACCGTCGCCCTGGCCCTGCTCGCCGAACTGTCCGGCGGCCCGCTGGGCGGCTCCGCCCTCTCCCGCTTCGGCCCCCTCGGCAGGCTGACCGGCCCGGCGGCCGGGCTCTGGGTGCTCCTCCTGGGCACGCCGGTCACCCTCACCGCGAGAGCCTGGCGTCTGCACGCCCTCCGCCGCACCGGCGTGCTGCCTCCGCGCAGGTCCCGTCCCGCGGGGAGACGCCGCAGCTCACTGGCATGGCTGACCGGAGCCGGCGAGCCCCCTGCCGTGGAGGCGACCCCGAGCGTCACCGAGCCCGCCCCGGAGCAGGAGGAGGAGCTGTACGACTTCCTCCAGACGGACACCGAGGAGGCGGCCGACGCCCTGGCGGTGCCGCGTGCCTCACAGGAGTCGTCCGGTCCCCGGACCCCGGAAGCCGCCGACACCGTCCCGCACCAGCCCCCCGCCGAGCCCGAAGCCCCTGCGCCGGAAGCTCCGTCCCGCGACCCGGAACCCACCGAAGCCCTGGCCCCCGCCCGGACCCCGGAAGCCGACCCGGACCCGGCCGAGTCGGACTCTTCCGTCTGA
- a CDS encoding RNA polymerase sigma factor — protein sequence MRGETMPTTPSLTPDQAFDALYAFCAPALVRQTYLLTGRRELAREAVERAFQAAWQRWPEVARDRDPGGWVRATAYEYALSPWHGFRPRYRQPEPPPADPAARALLHALLRLPPSYRRTLVLYDGVGLDLPETAAETEASTPAAAGRLTRAREAVAAQVPELADPAALHRRLTELASMERLRADAPTSVRTCGERRNAFWTRAAIAFTVAIIGATGLTLRTAPTHYEAPIAPAQAVRGVPPAPALGPLSRTELSLRDKLRGEDGNGPERLVPSPG from the coding sequence CTGAGGGGAGAGACGATGCCGACGACACCTTCCCTGACCCCCGATCAGGCGTTCGACGCGCTGTACGCGTTCTGCGCCCCCGCCCTGGTCCGGCAGACCTATCTGCTCACCGGGCGGCGGGAGTTGGCCCGTGAGGCGGTGGAGCGGGCGTTCCAGGCGGCCTGGCAGCGCTGGCCCGAGGTGGCCCGCGACCGGGACCCGGGCGGCTGGGTCCGGGCGACGGCGTACGAGTACGCCCTCTCCCCCTGGCACGGTTTCCGCCCCCGCTACCGCCAGCCCGAGCCCCCGCCCGCCGACCCGGCCGCCCGCGCCCTGCTGCACGCGCTGCTGCGGCTCCCGCCCTCCTACCGCCGCACGCTCGTGCTGTACGACGGCGTCGGCCTCGACCTGCCCGAGACGGCCGCCGAGACCGAGGCGAGCACCCCGGCCGCGGCGGGCCGGCTGACCCGCGCCCGCGAGGCCGTCGCCGCGCAGGTGCCGGAGCTGGCCGACCCGGCGGCCCTGCACCGGCGCCTGACCGAACTCGCCTCCATGGAAAGGCTGCGCGCCGACGCCCCGACATCGGTGCGCACCTGCGGCGAGCGTCGCAACGCCTTCTGGACCCGCGCCGCCATCGCCTTCACCGTCGCCATCATCGGCGCGACCGGCCTCACCCTCAGGACGGCGCCCACGCACTACGAGGCGCCCATCGCCCCCGCCCAGGCCGTACGCGGGGTCCCCCCGGCCCCCGCCCTCGGCCCGCTCTCGCGGACCGAGCTGTCGCTGCGCGACAAGCTGCGCGGTGAGGACGGGAACGGCCCGGAACGGCTCGTGCCGTCACCCGGATGA
- the sucD gene encoding succinate--CoA ligase subunit alpha, with protein MAIWLNKDSKVIVQGMTGATGMKHTKLMLGDGTEVVGGVNPRKAGQTVDFEGTEVPVFGTVKEAIEKTGANVSVIFVPEKFTKDAVVEAIDAEIPLAVVITEGIAVHDTAAFWAYAGKKGNKTRIIGPNCPGIITPGQSNVGIIPGDITKPGRIGLVSKSGTLTYQMMYELRDLGFSTAVGIGGDPIIGTTHIDALAAFQDDPDTDLIVMIGEIGGDAEERAAAFIKDNVTKPVVGYVAGFTAPEGKTMGHAGAIVSGSSGTAQAKKEALEAAGVKVGKTPTETAKLAREILSA; from the coding sequence ATGGCTATCTGGCTCAACAAGGACAGCAAGGTCATCGTCCAGGGCATGACCGGCGCCACCGGCATGAAGCACACCAAGCTCATGCTGGGTGACGGCACCGAGGTCGTGGGCGGCGTGAACCCGCGCAAGGCGGGTCAGACCGTGGACTTCGAAGGCACCGAGGTACCCGTCTTCGGGACCGTCAAGGAGGCCATCGAGAAGACCGGCGCGAACGTCTCCGTCATCTTCGTGCCGGAGAAGTTCACCAAGGACGCCGTCGTCGAGGCGATCGACGCCGAGATCCCGCTGGCCGTCGTGATCACCGAGGGCATCGCCGTGCACGACACGGCCGCCTTCTGGGCGTACGCCGGCAAGAAGGGCAACAAGACCCGGATCATCGGCCCGAACTGCCCCGGCATCATCACGCCGGGCCAGTCCAACGTCGGCATCATCCCGGGCGACATCACCAAGCCGGGCCGCATCGGCCTGGTCTCGAAGTCCGGCACGCTGACGTACCAGATGATGTACGAGCTGCGTGACCTCGGCTTCTCGACCGCCGTCGGCATCGGTGGCGACCCGATCATCGGCACCACGCACATCGACGCCCTGGCCGCGTTCCAGGACGACCCCGACACCGACCTGATCGTGATGATCGGTGAGATCGGTGGCGACGCCGAGGAGCGCGCGGCCGCGTTCATCAAGGACAACGTCACCAAGCCGGTCGTCGGTTACGTCGCGGGCTTCACCGCCCCCGAGGGCAAGACGATGGGCCACGCCGGCGCGATCGTGTCCGGTTCGTCCGGCACCGCCCAGGCGAAGAAGGAGGCCCTCGAGGCCGCCGGCGTCAAGGTCGGCAAGACGCCGACCGAGACCGCCAAGCTGGCGCGGGAGATCCTGAGCGCCTGA
- the sucC gene encoding ADP-forming succinate--CoA ligase subunit beta has product MDLFEYQARDLFAKHDVPVLAGEVIDTPEAAREITERLGGKSVVKAQVKVGGRGKAGGVKLAATPDEAVARATDILGMDIKGHTVHKVMIAETAPEIVEEYYVSYLLDRANRTFLAIASVEGGMDIEEVAATRPEAVAKIAIDAIDGVDEAKAREIVEAAKFPAEVADKVVNVLIKLWDTFIKSDALLVEVNPLAKVASGEVLALDGKVSLDENAEFRHPEYEELHDKEAANPLEAAAKAKGLNYVKLDGQVGIIGNGAGLVMSTLDVVAYAGEQHGDVKPANFLDIGGGASAQVMANGLEIILGDPDVRSVFVNVFGGITACDEVANGIVQALQLLEERGEKVEKPLVVRLDGNNAELGRKILTDADHPLVQRVDTMDGAADKAAELAHAAAK; this is encoded by the coding sequence GTGGACCTGTTCGAGTACCAGGCGAGGGACCTCTTCGCCAAGCACGATGTACCGGTGCTGGCCGGTGAAGTCATCGACACGCCTGAGGCGGCGCGCGAGATCACCGAGCGTCTGGGCGGCAAGTCCGTCGTCAAGGCGCAGGTGAAGGTCGGTGGTCGTGGCAAGGCCGGCGGCGTCAAGCTCGCCGCCACCCCGGACGAGGCCGTCGCCCGCGCGACGGACATCCTCGGCATGGACATCAAGGGCCACACGGTCCACAAGGTGATGATCGCCGAGACCGCTCCGGAGATCGTCGAGGAGTACTACGTCTCCTACCTCCTCGACCGTGCGAACCGCACGTTCCTCGCCATCGCCTCCGTCGAGGGCGGCATGGACATCGAGGAGGTGGCGGCCACCCGTCCGGAGGCCGTCGCCAAGATCGCGATCGACGCCATCGACGGCGTGGACGAGGCCAAGGCCCGCGAGATCGTCGAGGCCGCCAAGTTCCCGGCCGAGGTCGCTGACAAGGTCGTCAACGTCCTGATCAAGCTGTGGGACACCTTCATCAAGTCGGACGCCCTCCTCGTCGAGGTCAACCCGCTTGCCAAGGTCGCCTCGGGCGAGGTCCTCGCCCTCGACGGCAAGGTGTCGCTCGACGAGAACGCCGAGTTCCGTCACCCCGAGTACGAAGAGCTGCACGACAAGGAAGCGGCCAACCCGCTCGAGGCCGCCGCCAAGGCGAAGGGCCTCAACTACGTCAAGCTCGACGGCCAGGTCGGCATCATCGGCAACGGCGCGGGTCTCGTCATGAGCACCCTGGACGTCGTCGCGTACGCCGGTGAGCAGCACGGCGACGTGAAGCCCGCCAACTTCCTGGACATCGGTGGCGGTGCCTCCGCCCAGGTCATGGCGAACGGCCTGGAGATCATCCTGGGCGACCCGGACGTCAGGTCCGTGTTCGTCAACGTCTTCGGCGGCATCACCGCCTGTGACGAGGTCGCCAACGGCATCGTCCAGGCGCTGCAGCTCCTGGAGGAGCGCGGCGAGAAGGTCGAGAAGCCGCTCGTCGTCCGCCTCGACGGCAACAACGCCGAGCTGGGCCGCAAGATCCTCACCGACGCCGACCACCCGCTGGTCCAGCGCGTCGACACCATGGACGGCGCGGCCGACAAGGCCGCCGAGCTGGCTCACGCCGCCGCCAAGTAA